The sequence ATGAACGGCGCGATCATCGGCCGGGTCACCGGAGTGGCGCCCGACAGCGGCGGGGCCCGGATCAACCTTGATCTCGAGGCATCACAGGCGGCCGAGGTGCCGGCCGGCGCGCTCGTACGGATCCTGCCGACGACCCTGTTCGGGCAGAAGTACGTCGAGATCACCTCGACGGCCGATCCGGCTGCCGGACATGTGACAGCAGGCTCGGTGCTCCAGGAGGACCGGTCGGCGCAGGCCGTCGAGCTGACGACCGTGATGGATGACCTCTACCCGGTCCTCACCGCGGTGCACCCCGACTCACTCGCGGCAGCGCTGGGCGCGCTGGCGAACGGTCTCGACGGGAAGGGATCGGCGATCCACGACGACCTCCTCGCAGCCAGTCGCTATCTGAAGCAGATCAACGCACACGGGCCTGAACTCTCGAGCGACATCGCGCTGCTCGACCAGGTCAGTGGACGGTACGCGGCGCTGACGCCTCAGCTGATCGACCTGCTCAAGCAGGCAGGCACCGGCGTGACGGCGCTGGCGGGATCGAACCCGGTCCTCACGGCCTTCCTGGGCGCCGTGTCCCAGGCGGCGGACAGCGGACGTGCGCTGCTCGCGGCGAACCAGCAACAACTTGCCCAGGCGGCGCTTCTGTCCGAGCCGACGCTGGCACTCCTTGCGCGGTATTCACCCGAGATCCCGTGCGTCATCGGCGGGTTCCTCAAGAACGCCCAGGTCTCGGCGGCGGAGGTTCGTGGTGACCGCTTCCAGGGCTACTTCACCCTGGGCCAGCAGGCGAACGGCTACGCGGCCGCCGACCGCACCC comes from Nocardioides baekrokdamisoli and encodes:
- a CDS encoding MCE family protein, whose protein sequence is MNPAMARDGREGRVLASLGVAFLAIVVGLVALSIAFYDHAFASEVPISVQVGEVPPELNVGGDVRMNGAIIGRVTGVAPDSGGARINLDLEASQAAEVPAGALVRILPTTLFGQKYVEITSTADPAAGHVTAGSVLQEDRSAQAVELTTVMDDLYPVLTAVHPDSLAAALGALANGLDGKGSAIHDDLLAASRYLKQINAHGPELSSDIALLDQVSGRYAALTPQLIDLLKQAGTGVTALAGSNPVLTAFLGAVSQAADSGRALLAANQQQLAQAALLSEPTLALLARYSPEIPCVIGGFLKNAQVSAAEVRGDRFQGYFTLGQQANGYAAADRTRNGDLGVGPACRGLVNAPVPYPAVKLNDGVRR